From Aquificota bacterium, one genomic window encodes:
- a CDS encoding efflux RND transporter permease subunit, producing MYGFAGRLANYFIDSKLTPIIILVSLALGLFAIVATPKEEEPQIIVPMIDIMIAYPGATPEEVERRVVAPLEKKLWELKDIEYIYSASMEGMAIVTARFYVGTNPVKALVDLNTKMMSAMDVAPPGVILPPLVKPKSIDDVPILTLTLWGKNYDFYDLRRMAEALENEIKKVQNVADVFIVGGRPREIRIILDPNRLSAYRISPLYIAQLIQSANAQTVSGKIVQGGKEFVVRTGEFLKSKEDVENIVVGVFGGRPVYLKDVATVVDGPSEVKDYVLMGFGPKHEEKGIKDVKPGELYPAVTIAVSKRVGTNAVEVANEVLQLVDHLKGKILPKDLSITVTRNYGETAKEKSNELLEHLFIATFSVILLIAVALGVKEAIVVGIAVPVTLAIALFLSHMFGFTLNRVTLFALIFAIGILVDDAIVVVENVHRWFELKLAKTPREAIVRATDEVGNPTILATFTVIAALMPMAFVSGLMGPYMRPIPINASVAMFFSLLVAFIITPWASYLFLRKDFDKGHEKEEINIKETTFWKIYSRIMVPLLTNKAKRYTFYGFTLALMGISVGLLITKAVVVKMLPYDNKSELQIVIDMPEGTPLEKTLEAAKAIGDYISRQSIVSDYQVYVGTSAPFNFNGLVRHYYLRQASNLADIQVNLIGKHERKEQSHDFAKRIRPVVHQIAQRYGAKYVAVVEVPPGPPVLSPIVAEIYGPDLKVQQAFAKEVLKVFKESKSITDEGIYLEDPAPLLRLVVKEDKAKMAGLSKQEVVYTLQALFGGYKAGIMQNTDTEHTPIVIRFDEKYRTLDVLKMLQIPTKDGKTVPLSELVEIRQDTIPTTIYHKNLRRVVYVIGDVAGREEAPFYGILDVRKAVKSLPNPYGEVKELWMSLPVVEDGIYVKWDGEMHITLEVFRDLGLAFGVALFVMYVLILGWFKDFRIPGIIMAPIPLTLVGIIPGHLLMGAFFTATSMIGFIALAGIIVRNSILLVDFAEERIKDGVPPHLAMVEAGVIRTRPILLTAVAVIVGAFVIVFDPIFNGLAISLIFGTIGSTTLTLVLIPLMYYSSKVKRIERLPTAEEVQRDILK from the coding sequence ATGTATGGCTTTGCTGGAAGACTTGCCAACTATTTTATAGACTCCAAGCTTACTCCCATAATCATACTCGTATCTTTGGCTTTGGGCCTTTTTGCCATAGTGGCAACTCCAAAGGAGGAAGAGCCACAGATTATAGTTCCAATGATAGATATAATGATCGCCTACCCTGGAGCAACGCCAGAGGAGGTGGAAAGGAGGGTAGTGGCACCCCTTGAGAAAAAGCTATGGGAGCTAAAGGATATTGAATACATATACTCGGCCAGCATGGAGGGAATGGCCATAGTGACAGCCCGTTTCTATGTGGGCACAAACCCGGTAAAGGCCTTGGTGGACCTTAATACAAAGATGATGTCCGCCATGGACGTGGCGCCACCAGGCGTCATACTTCCGCCACTGGTAAAGCCCAAGTCCATAGACGATGTGCCCATACTCACCCTTACCCTTTGGGGCAAAAACTATGATTTCTATGACCTAAGGCGTATGGCGGAAGCCCTTGAGAACGAAATAAAGAAAGTGCAAAACGTGGCAGATGTTTTTATTGTAGGTGGAAGGCCAAGGGAAATACGCATAATCCTTGACCCAAATAGATTAAGCGCCTACAGGATATCTCCATTGTATATAGCACAGCTTATTCAAAGCGCCAATGCACAAACAGTAAGCGGTAAGATAGTCCAAGGTGGAAAGGAGTTTGTGGTAAGGACTGGCGAATTTTTAAAGTCAAAGGAAGATGTGGAAAACATTGTGGTGGGTGTGTTTGGCGGGAGGCCCGTGTATCTAAAAGATGTGGCCACTGTGGTGGATGGGCCTTCTGAAGTAAAGGACTACGTGCTTATGGGCTTTGGACCCAAGCATGAGGAGAAAGGTATTAAAGATGTAAAACCTGGTGAGCTTTATCCTGCGGTTACCATAGCCGTATCCAAAAGGGTAGGCACCAACGCAGTGGAAGTGGCCAATGAAGTTTTGCAACTTGTGGACCATCTAAAAGGGAAAATCCTTCCAAAGGACCTTAGCATAACCGTAACAAGGAACTACGGTGAAACTGCCAAGGAAAAGTCCAACGAGCTTTTGGAACACCTTTTTATAGCCACCTTTTCTGTCATACTCCTTATAGCGGTAGCCCTGGGTGTAAAAGAGGCCATAGTGGTAGGCATAGCGGTGCCTGTAACTCTTGCCATAGCCCTATTTTTGAGCCATATGTTTGGCTTTACCCTAAACAGGGTGACCCTCTTTGCCCTTATCTTCGCCATCGGTATACTTGTGGATGATGCCATAGTGGTGGTGGAAAACGTCCACAGATGGTTTGAGCTAAAGCTGGCAAAAACACCAAGAGAAGCCATTGTGAGGGCTACCGACGAGGTGGGTAATCCCACCATTTTGGCCACCTTTACCGTTATAGCTGCCCTCATGCCCATGGCCTTTGTCTCTGGGCTTATGGGACCTTACATGAGACCCATACCCATAAACGCCTCTGTGGCCATGTTCTTCTCCCTTTTGGTGGCCTTTATAATAACCCCTTGGGCTAGTTATCTATTTTTGAGAAAGGACTTTGATAAAGGGCACGAAAAAGAAGAAATAAACATAAAAGAAACTACATTTTGGAAAATATACTCCCGCATAATGGTGCCACTCCTTACCAACAAGGCTAAAAGATATACCTTTTATGGATTTACCCTCGCCCTTATGGGAATATCCGTAGGTCTTTTGATCACAAAAGCTGTGGTGGTAAAAATGCTACCCTACGATAACAAGAGTGAGCTTCAGATAGTTATAGACATGCCAGAGGGCACACCCCTTGAAAAGACCCTTGAAGCGGCAAAGGCCATAGGCGATTACATATCAAGGCAGTCCATAGTATCAGACTATCAAGTCTATGTGGGCACATCCGCACCCTTTAACTTCAACGGCCTTGTAAGGCACTACTATCTTAGGCAGGCCTCCAACCTTGCAGATATTCAGGTAAACCTCATAGGAAAGCATGAAAGAAAAGAACAATCCCACGACTTTGCCAAAAGGATAAGGCCTGTGGTGCATCAAATAGCCCAAAGGTATGGAGCCAAGTACGTGGCTGTGGTGGAAGTGCCACCAGGTCCACCAGTGCTTTCTCCCATAGTGGCAGAAATATATGGCCCAGACCTAAAAGTCCAACAAGCCTTTGCAAAAGAAGTGCTAAAGGTCTTTAAGGAGAGCAAAAGTATAACGGATGAGGGCATATACCTTGAGGACCCCGCACCCCTCCTAAGGCTTGTGGTAAAGGAAGACAAAGCCAAAATGGCTGGACTTTCAAAGCAAGAGGTGGTCTATACCCTTCAAGCCCTCTTTGGTGGCTACAAGGCTGGCATAATGCAAAATACAGATACGGAGCATACGCCAATAGTGATAAGGTTTGACGAAAAATACAGAACCCTTGACGTTTTAAAGATGCTTCAAATACCCACCAAAGATGGAAAGACGGTGCCTCTTTCCGAGCTTGTGGAGATAAGGCAAGACACAATTCCAACCACCATATACCACAAGAACCTAAGAAGGGTTGTTTATGTGATAGGCGATGTGGCGGGAAGGGAAGAGGCGCCCTTCTACGGCATATTGGATGTAAGAAAGGCTGTAAAAAGCTTGCCAAACCCCTACGGAGAAGTGAAGGAGCTTTGGATGTCCTTGCCAGTTGTGGAGGATGGCATTTATGTAAAGTGGGATGGTGAGATGCATATAACCCTTGAGGTCTTTAGGGACCTTGGCCTTGCCTTTGGAGTTGCCCTTTTTGTTATGTATGTGTTAATCCTTGGATGGTTCAAGGACTTTAGAATACCGGGTATAATAATGGCACCCATACCCCTTACCTTGGTGGGTATAATCCCAGGACACCTTCTTATGGGTGCCTTCTTTACGGCCACATCCATGATAGGCTTTATAGCCCTTGCGGGCATAATAGTGAGGAACTCCATACTCCTTGTAGACTTTGCAGAGGAAAGGATAAAGGACGGCGTGCCACCACACTTGGCCATGGTGGAGGCTGGTGTAATAAGGACAAGGCCCATACTTTTGACCGCCGTGGCAGTCATTGTGGGCGCCTTTGTGATAGTCTTTGACCCCATCTTTAACGGTCTTGCCATATCCCTCATATTTGGAACCATAGGCTCCACCACCCTCACCCTTGTGCTTATTCCTCTTATGTATTACTCAAGCAAGGTCAAAAGGATAGAAAGGTTGCCCACAGCAGAGGAAGTGCAAAGGGATATTCTCAAGTAG
- a CDS encoding 5-(carboxyamino)imidazole ribonucleotide synthase, producing the protein MRVGILGGGQLGWMTILEGRKLGFEFFVLDPDPKAPASRIADRWFSPEEAEDFIKACHVITYEFEHIEEDILEKVYDLTTPSLNVLELKRSRIREKEFYRKSGYPTPEFVVAKWEDLKEKVQSFGFPCVVKAERLGYDGKGQYRVYYKEDVENIIKNHSPEEGFLIERLIDFSFEFSLIGVRDTKGNARLYPITINHHENGILLYNSTRQFQLKEAEDIVFSLMESLNLVGLLAVEFFYTWDGKVLINEFAPRSHNTGHYSLDGCYTSQFENLIRAICGMPLGSTRLKAPSGMVNILGLSLEDMDLNALLSIEGTKLYWYGKEKKPRRKMGHINLVANTEQEVEEKIERLINLIYSHEPS; encoded by the coding sequence ATGCGTGTAGGAATACTGGGCGGTGGACAGTTGGGTTGGATGACCATACTGGAGGGCAGAAAGCTCGGCTTTGAATTTTTTGTGCTTGACCCAGACCCAAAAGCTCCAGCCAGCAGGATAGCGGACAGGTGGTTTTCGCCAGAAGAGGCAGAAGATTTTATAAAGGCTTGCCACGTTATAACCTACGAGTTTGAACACATAGAAGAAGATATCCTTGAAAAGGTTTATGACCTTACCACACCATCCTTGAACGTACTTGAGCTAAAAAGAAGCAGGATAAGGGAAAAGGAGTTTTATAGAAAGTCAGGGTACCCTACACCAGAGTTTGTAGTTGCCAAGTGGGAGGACCTCAAGGAAAAGGTGCAAAGCTTTGGATTCCCGTGTGTAGTAAAGGCGGAAAGGCTTGGTTATGATGGCAAAGGGCAGTATAGGGTTTATTACAAGGAGGATGTGGAAAACATAATAAAAAACCATAGCCCTGAAGAAGGCTTTTTGATAGAAAGGCTTATAGATTTTAGCTTTGAGTTTTCCTTGATAGGTGTTAGGGATACAAAGGGTAATGCACGCCTTTATCCTATAACCATAAACCATCACGAAAACGGCATATTACTTTACAACTCCACAAGACAATTTCAACTAAAAGAGGCAGAGGATATAGTTTTTTCTCTTATGGAAAGCCTTAACTTGGTAGGACTTCTTGCAGTGGAGTTTTTCTACACGTGGGACGGGAAGGTTTTAATTAATGAGTTTGCACCAAGGTCTCACAATACGGGGCATTATAGCCTTGATGGGTGTTATACATCCCAGTTTGAAAACCTTATAAGGGCCATATGCGGTATGCCCCTTGGTTCAACAAGGCTAAAGGCTCCCTCCGGCATGGTAAATATACTGGGCCTTTCCCTTGAAGATATGGACCTTAACGCCCTTTTATCCATAGAAGGCACAAAGCTATACTGGTATGGAAAGGAGAAAAAACCAAGGAGGAAAATGGGACATATAAACCTTGTGGCAAACACAGAACAGGAAGTAGAAGAGAAGATTGAAAGACTTATAAATTTAATATACTCCCATGAGCCTTCTTAA
- a CDS encoding GHKL domain-containing protein encodes MSLLKEFLSQVGEGYLLIDKEGRVVFGNDFLIRRGLLKRDFEGKPYYECVNNLTVVSCLAEALSEKSDKLCNFDHEEREYSLYAFVGSDLTVVRFSDITDLRRYERSRREFVANVSHELKTPIAVLKSLLETLYEEEDREEKKAFLEKALKRVEDMRRLVEDLLILTKLESGEERIRREEIDLRMLIDEVFDLFEPQALEAKIDLKNSVEEGFKIKGDWDKLFLLFKNLVDNAIKYNKEGGKVEVRAYKKDGIAVVEVIDTGVGIPKEHLPFIFERFYRVDPSRSRKMGGTGLGLSIVKHIALSHGGKVEVESEEGKGSTFRVHLPLE; translated from the coding sequence ATGAGCCTTCTTAAGGAATTTTTAAGCCAAGTTGGCGAGGGCTACCTTCTCATAGATAAAGAGGGTAGGGTGGTTTTTGGAAATGATTTCCTTATAAGGAGAGGGCTGTTAAAAAGGGATTTTGAAGGCAAGCCCTACTATGAATGCGTAAATAACCTTACAGTAGTCAGTTGTTTGGCCGAAGCCTTGTCAGAAAAAAGTGATAAGTTATGCAACTTTGACCATGAGGAAAGGGAATATTCCCTTTATGCTTTTGTAGGTAGCGACCTAACAGTGGTTCGTTTTTCCGATATTACAGACCTTAGAAGGTATGAAAGGTCAAGGAGGGAGTTTGTTGCCAACGTATCCCACGAGCTTAAAACACCCATTGCAGTCCTCAAAAGCCTTTTGGAAACCCTCTATGAAGAGGAGGATAGGGAAGAAAAGAAGGCCTTTCTTGAAAAGGCGTTAAAGCGTGTGGAGGATATGAGGAGGTTGGTGGAGGACCTACTTATACTCACAAAGCTTGAGTCTGGTGAAGAAAGAATAAGAAGGGAGGAAATAGACCTTAGAATGCTTATAGATGAGGTTTTTGACCTTTTTGAACCACAGGCTTTGGAGGCAAAAATAGACCTAAAAAACTCTGTGGAGGAGGGTTTTAAGATAAAAGGAGATTGGGATAAGCTTTTCTTACTTTTTAAAAACCTTGTGGACAACGCCATAAAGTATAACAAGGAAGGTGGTAAAGTAGAGGTAAGGGCTTACAAGAAGGACGGAATTGCCGTAGTTGAGGTCATAGATACGGGCGTAGGCATCCCAAAGGAGCATTTACCCTTTATATTTGAAAGGTTTTACAGGGTGGACCCTTCAAGGTCAAGGAAGATGGGTGGCACAGGCTTGGGGCTTTCTATCGTTAAGCACATAGCCCTATCCCATGGCGGAAAAGTAGAAGTAGAAAGCGAAGAAGGCAAGGGTAGCACCTTTCGTGTGCATCTACCCTTAGAGTAA